The nucleotide sequence gttttacaaacagcccttgtttaaattgttttcttggtatttttactggaggtttttagagccaatgtttatcaatataaagcatttaatgacaaacttcaatacctgCCAAAAgtctgtgaaaagtcccctttcattttattgttaccactctagagaccacatttatgactcagcgTTGATGAAACATAGTCAGAATGGCTATCTTCACAATATATACTAAGCTAAGTTTTAAATTGGGTCATGTGCGTTCAAAATGCAGGAAATCTAATCaaattattgagaaaaaaacacgttaaaataAGAATGATAAAGAAGCAATCTTttaactcaatcttgataaacatggtcagaatgttaatctagACAATGTCTATTCCATGGCTGAATATGGGTCAGGTGTTGTGAGAGTCAAAATGTCAAGTAGTATAAAATTGGTGTACCTTGGAGTCAGGCAAGCACTTTAGGACCACAAATTTCAATGCCCTCAAATAAATTACCCTTCCTTGACATTTATATCATAGTCTTACTGTATTTACTatgttgttcatatttttaaGCATTTCAAGACACTTCACAGCCATTAACCTGAATATTATCTTTACATTTTAGATTCAGAGTTCTTAAGTCCAAAATGCCGGAAACAAAGCCAATAGTAAAAGAATGCCTCCCCAAGCAAGGACTCACCTATCACGAAGACATGCCCACAGTTGTTCTCTGCAAACCTAAGCTACTGCCCTTGAAGTCAGTGTCCCTGGAGAAGATGGAGAAAATGCAGCGTGAAGCTCAGCAACTGGTGAAGCAACAAGAATTGGATGCAGTTGAGGAGGAGAATTTCGGAATTTATTAGACACTGCATGTGAAAAGATAACAGTATTGAACTTCTGACTTATATCTGCATAAACATTTCATTTGACATTgcaacatttttttcctttttttgaattTACAGTAAGTGTACATTTCATTTGGCATTGCAATTGTTTAATTCTACAAATTGTCCGTGTTTGACAGTCTTCGTATATATTCCAGTCGTTCTCCAGTAATACTTGAGAAGAAATCTTTGTGTACAAAAAGCTGTTGTTGCTTCACACTGGACCAAAGCCTTGTGTTTATCTTAGATACATAATCGACAGATAATTAACCATGGGGTCAGTAGAAAAGCCGTGGCAGTTTAATTTCCCGCCATTTTTCACCATCCAGCCAAACATTGACACCAGGAAGAAGCAGCTGGAAGCATGGTGTGAGTACGTCCTGGAACATCAGAAAAACAAGAACAGTCACTCTCTGGACATAAATGAAGCTCATTCTGCGATTTTTACCAATAAGGATATCAACCGAAAGCTTCCCATGGACGGTGTACAGATGGTCTTGGAGGAATTACGGAAGAAAGGTCATCTAGAATGGAAGGACCCGAAGGTGCAAAAGGAATGCCTGATAATGTGGCGAACACCGGAAGAGTGGGGAAAACTGATATACAAGTACATATCGTCAAAAAGCATGATCAACACAGTGTGCACGTTGTTTGAGCTGGCGAATGGGGATGATACTGAAGGGGAGGCGTTTCATGGCTTGGAAGACTGGTTATTACGAAGGGCACTGCAGACGCTTGAAAAAGACGGCAAGGCTGAGCTCATGTCATTTGATGGCAACGAGGGGGTCAaattcttttgaccttgacctttttgaTATATTGAATTGTTCAAAGGACTAAATGTGTTTTTGATTTGGATGCATGAAAGATGAAGCTTATGTGTTTGTACAGGTTCTTGCGCATTTTTAGTTATTTCATTGTAAATAATGGCGTTATAGAACTGattgatttatattttatatctcCCCAAAGTATGAGGCATTATGTAAGAGTAGCCATCGAGCGttgttgatatttacatgtataccATTTCTTTGTAATCATGAAACTTAAAGAGTCTGAAATTTACTGTCCTTGCTTTCTTAAtgattttcctttttaaaatttttcATTTGAACACATGTCCAAAAAAATCTATATAGCTTTTTCAAATGGGCTCATTGACTTTATATTCGATtgattgttatcccccgccagaggcggagggatattgttttggcgttgtccgtccgtccggctgtccgtcctgcacttttgtgtccggagccatatcttgaaagttctttggtggatttcatttaaacttggtatgagtatatatatgcataagaggatgatgcacgccaaatggcattgtacaccatctgttaaaaacagacttatggccctttgtatcttgaaaaaatgctttttagtgtccggagccatatcttggaagttctttggcggatttcattgaaacttggtatgagtatatatttgcattagaggatgatgcacgccaaatggcattgtacaccatctgttaaaaacagacttatggccctttgtatcttgaaaaaatgcgttttactataggcacttttgtgtctggagccatatcttggaagtgcttttgcggatttcattgaaacttgctatgagtatatatatgcataagaggatgatgcacgccaaatggcactgtataccatctgttaaaaacagagttatggccctttgtatcttgaaaaaatgctttttactataggcacttttgtgtccggagccatatcttggaagtgctttggcggatttcattgaaacttggtatgagtatatatatatgcataagaggatgatgcacgccaaatggcattgtacaccatctgttaaaaacagagttatgaccctttgtatcttgaaaaaatgctttttactataggcacttttgtgtccggagccatatcttggaagtgctttggcggatttcattgaaacttggtatgagtatatatatgcataagaggatgatgcacgccaaattgcattgtataccatctgttaaaaacagagttatggccatttgtatattgaaaaaatgctttttactataggcacttttgtgtccggagccatatcttggaagtgctttggcggatttcattaaaacttggtatgagtatatatccctcgcctcctccgtccgtccatctgtcagtatgttcatccgtccaatttgcacccatcctcaaacaaagcatatgttgcgggggataccttgggcctttcaggccctcttgtttattttaataagtaatGAATCAACACCACGGACAACACTCTTTATAATTACAAAAACTTTACATTGTGAATTTTATTATTGCATAGTAAGATAAAAAATGATAGTTATATGTTAATTACCGTATGTATGCGTTACtttgatataaaaaattcaaatgttCAGTTCTTTCTTGAATTGCTTTAGTGATTTAAATAAGCTTTGAAAGTAATTTTTGATTAATCAGAGACAGTGGTGACTAATTAATCAATTGATTATGAagaaatatgtatatgttatgaaCTATATAATTTGAGTATTAATACataattttaccatttttaaaaGGGCATATCCACAGACGACACTTGTTCACCCTAAATAAAGAGAGCtattcaaacaataaatatttactcTTTTCAATTAGATTATCACAATATAAATctagaaaaatgttatatttatgaaCCATTTAAGAAAACTGCAGTGCATAGAATGAGTGTTAATTTATGACATAAATGTTTTTCTATCGTGGCTCTTGTGTGATTCAAAATCATGCCCACTGCAGTTCGTTATTGAAAGTGTGCTTGGATAAAGCAGCCCTGCGCGATCATTTGCTTCAAAACAATATGCTTTTCGCTAATTTTCCTGTTCCAGCTTAGTGTCAATACAACCATTTGATATATGCCCGGTACTTATTAAAagataacaaaattaatataccTTATTTATTGAGGATATGAACGTTTAATGTGTGCTTTTATTTtgatcacctgagcacaaagcaCTCATGTTGAGACTTTTAGGATATTGTGTTGTCTGTTAGTGTGTAAGGGTCTTCTTCTAAATCTCTAGACCGACTTTAAGGAATCTTAACAGGAATAAATCTTGGTAGAACCTCTTTCAAAATTGTTGAAATAATTCTGTTCTATTGCAGATGTGGGTAACCAGCGTTGAAATGCATTAAAATTgagaaactgaaaaaaaaaacttccCTTAAATACAAGGGTAGGTAAGGGcattaatatttggtgtgtaaaatTGTCAAGTGGTCCTCcaataagtttgttcaaatcatgctccTAGGGTTAAAACTTAGGGGGTCACATGACTTATATTTATAAGtcataaaaatacaacaataacaacataacTCTTAAAATTATCCAATTGTTTTGTGTTGTAATGCTTATAATTTTTAAGGACCTGGCCTTGCTTTTTGGATTTTGATATGGCTTCCTAGGTTTGGTCTCAGCCTCCGCTATGGGGTGGGTCAGGTTGTTGTCTGCAATTCTTGCATTCGATATGTGTACACAAAGCGTGATGAACAGAAGTTATTAGAAAGGAGCTATAGAGCAACAACAGCAAAACAAAGTGAGAGACACCATGAAGCTGTAGATACGATAGACATATATGATTATGGGAACAGATCACAGaaaataaccatatgatatttcACATAGTAAGCCTGTCTCCCTGCcataaaggtcaagttcactctTAAGGTTAAAGGAAacattgtgccacaaaaaaatgcttgtttgaccTTTAACTTTTTCCACCATTAAAAGAAGGCGTTTTGCGTGTAGTACCCCTCTTCAGCCCAAAAGTCGACTTCacaattaaatttgtacattaaacAGCTTTTTTGTAACTTGACAATTCATTATGCAATTTGAAAAATCATTTACCTTAAACGTTCGACATGTGAAGACAGTGTTTAATACATTAAACTGCATCCCTAGTCTATGTCCTGCATATGTTGGTTCCATCATAATACAACCATACCACGTCCTCCATGCTTCATTTATAGCTGCTCACAAGTGAACATTGTTTGCCACACTAAAAATGGGTGCACATGTTTGCCACACTATAAAATGGCTGCAACACCACGTAAAATGATACGTATCAGAAAAGAAACACcaaagaaaaaatatgaagatgaATGATAATGCAATAGGTTGGCATCAGAGTCTGAAGCAGTCCTTGAACAACTTCTGTGCGGCTTCCTTCCTGCAAGCATCCTTACCACATTGCTTCTGCAAAAATGACAACACGATCCTGTTGCTTCTATTCAGCACACTAACATTATGATATACTACTGGGTTTATGTGAATGGCACTACATTGAGATTTGCCATAATAGCAACCACATTCTGCTCTTTCTTATGGGGTATTAAGTCTGTCCAATTTATGCTACATTTCACAAACATAGGTGGTAACGAACAGAATACATATTGAATGTAAACAAATATGTGTTACCATTATCAGAGATCATAAATTGTGtagttgattgattttttttctattgtcTAGCTATAATCATCTGAGAATATAAAGATATTGTATAATGATGggaaaaacataatttgttacTCAAATAGCTATTGATAATGTTTTTTGGGGGTGAACTTAATTTGATCTAAAACATTAACACCGGAACCAAGACTGCTCACCACACGAAAATTTCAGTGCAATTCCACGATCCaaacttgatttttttacaaaaaaactatttctatgtttttaaaatacCGTAATTTGCCTTGGTTGACATGACTTTTCCCACATTCAATCACATGCTAGGTCTCCATGTATTCTATGTACAAGCAAAAAAGTAATCTACCTTCATTCAACTTGAATCATTCAGAATATGACATACTTATATTTTTAGAATCAGTGCTTTTGACCTTTAAGCGACATGCCCAAATAGCAGTCCCAAGCTAGATCTGCATGAAAGCTTGCAAGATCCAAATTGGGCAGTTCAAAGTAAAGTTGATGACCTGAAAACACTTATTtgctgtttttctattttttgtaaCAGTGACGTTCAAAAGCCCAGCCGAAATGCAATATTAAGCTAGCTAGAAATTTTAGTGTAATAACTCCATCCTTACAGAAGTTTTTGAGCGGAAACTGTTTATCTACTTTAagtaaaagtgaccttgacctgacacaccccaaatacaatcccaagctaCGTCTCTATGCACACTTGCTATATCCTACGTTTTATTGAGATCAGTCAATTCAACTAAATTATTGACTGGAATCCACATGTTTTGAGCTGCCTTCAGGTCAGCCAATCACTAGCATTTTTAACTTCAAATAAAAGTCTAGTTGAAAACAATCATTTGGGGCACATGCCAAGACCCCGTAACTGCCTCTTTGTGCCCCTTGCAATGCAACTTAGGTTATAACCTTCTAACCAAACTTCATAAGCACATTGTTCATGAACAAAATTGCCCttataagtttaaaataaattgttttaaccctttacacatttgtagtccctcagaaagttaaatttcattaaagacctttcttactagattcaaattgtaaaggcttcatttccaacacttagattcggatgagcagcaaacagcataaaacctgaacagactgcgagtaactcccaTGCTGTTCTGCTTTTTGCACATAGGCATTgttactttgcttctgattgaGAAAGGATTAAATGTGGCCCTTAAATTCTGGTCATATATCATTATGTATTGTTATTCCCTCTATGCCTTaccttaaataaaattaaaatggccTACAAGCTGTTAATGTTTTAAAGCATAATTTATCAAACCGAAATAATCAACATTTATACTGCGTCAGGAACAACAGAAGTACTAGCACTCTCTCATAAATgggcctttttagctcacctgtcatgaagtgacatggtgagcttatgtgaccgtgtgatgtccggcgtccgttgtgtgtgcgtgcgtccgtcaacaatttgtttgtgtagacagtagaggtcacagttttcatccaatctttatgaaatttggtcagaatgtttatcttgatgaaatctgggttaagATTGtcttagggtcatctggggtcaaaaactaggtcacaaggtcaaaaactaggtcacataataggtcaaataatagaaaaaccttgtgtagacaatagaggtcgcagttttcatccaatctttatgaaatttgatcagactgtttatcttgatgaaatctgtgttggtattgtatttgggtcatctggggtcaaaaacttgattttttactgaaaaaCAATTTCTATGTTCTTAAAATACCGTAAGTTGCCTTGGTTGACATGACTTTTCCCACATTCAATCACATGCTAGGTTCCTGTGTATTCTACGTACAAGCAAAAAAGTAATCTACCTTCATTCAACTTGAATCATTCAGAATATGACATACTTATATTTTTAGAATCAGTGCTTTTGACCTTTAAGCGACATGCCCAAATAGCAGTCCCAAGCTAGATCTGCATGAAAGCTTGCAAGATCCAAATTGGGCAGTTCAAAGTAAAGTTGATGACCTGAAAACACTTATTtgctgtttttctattttttgtaaCAGTGACGTTCAAAAGCCCAGCCGAAATGCAATATTAAGCTAGCTAGAAATTTTAGTGTAATAACTCCATCCTTACAGAAGTTTTTGAGCGGAAACTGTTTATCTACTTTAagtaaaagtgacctt is from Dreissena polymorpha isolate Duluth1 chromosome 14, UMN_Dpol_1.0, whole genome shotgun sequence and encodes:
- the LOC127858828 gene encoding vacuolar protein-sorting-associated protein 25-like, with the protein product MGSVEKPWQFNFPPFFTIQPNIDTRKKQLEAWCEYVLEHQKNKNSHSLDINEAHSAIFTNKDINRKLPMDGVQMVLEELRKKGHLEWKDPKVQKECLIMWRTPEEWGKLIYKYISSKSMINTVCTLFELANGDDTEGEAFHGLEDWLLRRALQTLEKDGKAELMSFDGNEGVKFF